In Methanomicrobium antiquum, one DNA window encodes the following:
- a CDS encoding PAS domain-containing sensor histidine kinase, producing the protein MKHSLTTSDLSYNKKIIITLILSTAVIFVHSYSLFTNAAVIPAMQLYLLPIIFAVFYFQKKGLLISGILLLIALLFTVLLNRQNPDWGITLLMVFVMGIIALILSVKEKELMTNRFKFKTLFDYNTRPLVAFDNDGIITDVNYMFEKKSGCKKELIIGKNIGKVGIYSDESKEKIQDIINSKSTEKFNKPFLVELKNPEKKEEKIHYLLTFLTSSGCIDNSSSDAKISNITIAAFADATKYVKAYEGIKEREKKYYDLSNFLPLTVIETDSDYKITFINKKGLQSFGLTKEDMKNEIYAKDFICTDNFKECQKIFEKLMKGEIDEHSFEDCFAQKKDGSKFPIILYTNPIKDKDVPVGIRFAVVDLTKIKEAEKALDATEKKLSRLMQNFSGMAYRCRIDEHLSAEYLSDGFYELSGYSQSDIIKGKPINLKSIIHPDDFEIFKENVLKSLGKDNIFEARYRILTAKGEEKWVWNQGWGIKDDNGLIIAVEGVISNITELVKTENELKEFEKQKQLETFEALKEKEILLKEIHHRVKNNLQIIASILKLKDLQSDDEGIHDILLDCRSRVFSMAMIHEKLYRSENLARINLKDYITTLYMHLSDEYGADDEKIIIVCDCDEDITLDIDTAIPCGLIINEILTNSLKYAFDESGGEIKIDFHRKEDDRYVLRVKDSGKGFSEYYDYENSESLGMQLIYNLTAQLEGEIEVRNNPGAEYIITIPAGIQKSVKF; encoded by the coding sequence ATGAAGCATTCATTGACAACCAGTGATTTATCATATAATAAAAAGATAATAATTACTTTAATTCTTTCAACAGCAGTAATTTTTGTCCATTCATATTCTCTTTTTACAAATGCGGCTGTAATTCCTGCAATGCAGTTGTATTTATTACCGATTATTTTTGCAGTGTTTTATTTCCAAAAAAAAGGTCTTTTAATATCGGGTATTCTTTTACTCATAGCATTACTATTTACTGTTCTTTTAAATAGACAAAATCCTGATTGGGGAATTACTCTTTTGATGGTTTTTGTAATGGGAATTATTGCACTGATTCTATCTGTTAAAGAAAAGGAGTTGATGACAAACAGATTCAAATTTAAAACTCTTTTTGATTATAATACAAGACCTCTTGTCGCTTTTGATAATGATGGAATTATCACTGATGTAAATTATATGTTTGAAAAAAAATCCGGATGCAAAAAAGAATTAATTATAGGAAAAAACATCGGAAAAGTTGGGATTTATTCTGATGAATCAAAAGAAAAAATTCAGGACATCATTAATAGTAAAAGTACTGAAAAATTTAATAAGCCTTTTTTAGTGGAATTAAAAAATCCTGAAAAAAAAGAAGAAAAAATTCATTATCTTCTTACCTTTTTAACTAGCAGTGGCTGTATAGATAATTCTTCATCAGATGCTAAAATTTCAAATATTACAATTGCGGCATTTGCTGATGCAACCAAGTATGTTAAAGCCTATGAGGGGATAAAAGAGAGAGAGAAAAAATATTATGATCTTTCAAACTTCCTTCCATTAACTGTAATTGAAACAGACAGTGATTATAAGATAACATTCATCAATAAAAAAGGGCTTCAAAGCTTTGGCCTGACAAAAGAAGATATGAAAAATGAAATTTATGCTAAAGATTTCATCTGCACTGATAATTTTAAAGAATGTCAGAAAATTTTTGAAAAATTAATGAAGGGCGAAATTGATGAACATTCATTTGAAGATTGTTTTGCTCAAAAGAAAGATGGATCAAAATTTCCAATAATTCTCTACACAAACCCAATAAAAGACAAGGATGTACCTGTCGGAATCAGATTTGCAGTCGTTGATCTGACAAAGATAAAAGAAGCTGAAAAAGCCCTTGATGCAACTGAAAAAAAACTATCCCGGTTGATGCAGAATTTTTCCGGAATGGCTTACAGGTGTAGAATTGATGAACATTTATCTGCTGAATACCTAAGCGATGGCTTTTATGAGTTGTCCGGATATTCGCAGTCAGATATAATTAAAGGAAAGCCAATAAACCTAAAATCAATAATTCATCCTGATGATTTTGAAATATTTAAAGAAAATGTTTTGAAATCACTTGGAAAAGACAATATTTTTGAGGCACGCTACAGGATACTGACAGCAAAAGGCGAGGAGAAATGGGTATGGAATCAGGGATGGGGAATAAAGGATGATAATGGTCTGATAATTGCAGTGGAGGGTGTAATTTCAAACATAACAGAGCTTGTTAAAACTGAAAATGAATTGAAGGAATTTGAAAAGCAAAAACAGCTGGAGACATTTGAAGCATTAAAAGAAAAAGAGATTCTTTTAAAAGAGATTCACCACAGAGTTAAAAATAATCTGCAGATTATTGCAAGCATTCTGAAGCTAAAAGATCTCCAGTCTGATGATGAAGGGATACATGATATATTGCTGGACTGCAGAAGCAGGGTTTTTTCAATGGCGATGATACATGAAAAATTATACCGATCAGAAAATCTTGCGAGAATAAATCTTAAAGATTATATTACAACACTTTACATGCACCTTTCAGATGAATATGGTGCGGATGATGAAAAAATTATTATTGTCTGTGATTGTGATGAGGATATTACACTGGATATTGATACAGCAATACCTTGTGGTCTTATCATCAATGAAATCCTTACAAATTCACTAAAATATGCTTTTGACGAATCGGGCGGAGAAATAAAAATTGATTTCCATAGAAAAGAAGATGACAGGTATGTCTTAAGAGTCAAAGATTCCGGGAAGGGATTTTCAGAGTATTATGATTATGAAAACTCAGAATCACTTGGGATGCAGTTGATTTACAATCTTACAGCCCAGCTTGAAGGAGAAATTGAAGTAAGAAACAATCCCGGTGCGGAATATATAATTACTATTCCTGCAGGAATACAAAAATCAGTAAAATTTTAA
- a CDS encoding AMP-binding protein: MVRFSVTMDDELVDKIDRTTSSLGKSRSEWINEICESGISGAVLPGGGQCVEDLLNLSARIPKNQPNMTDYETLYKNFKIDVPEYFNFGFDVIDTWAKIDRNKRAMIWINQSGYEKTYSFRQLMTKSNQAANMLLKYGIKKGDRVALMLPKIPEWWFFAIACIKLGAVFVPCPTMLTSKDLLYRTHVAGFKMIITDMENAPKVEEICPECPTLRGRLVVDGVKEGWISYIVELDYPAPVSGKLVTSGLERTRSSDPMVIYFTSGTTGEAKMAVHNHALPLGHITTGAYWLDVKANDVHLTLSDTGWAKSSWGKFFGPWIQGACSIVYDFRGKFNATEILPILEKYEVTTFCCPPTIYRMLIMADLDKFDLSSLRHCVSAGEPLNPEVIKVWKEGTGLTIYEGYGQTELVLCIGTFPCMQAKPGSMGKPSPGWKIELHDDDGKPVKACEVGRLAVSVNPRPVGMFVEYFNNPEANEEAFSGDFYYTGDKAYMDNDGYFWFVGRSDDVIKSSGYRIGPFEVESAIMEHPSVKEVAVVGSPDPIRGMVVKAFVILKDGYEPSEILVRQIQKHVQTTTAPYKYPRIIEFVEDLPKTISGKIRRNVLRDAEIKKHVENMSLDSKEKTEKNAKKTERKSK, encoded by the coding sequence ATGGTGCGATTTTCAGTCACAATGGATGATGAACTTGTCGATAAAATCGACAGAACCACCTCTTCTTTGGGGAAATCCAGATCAGAATGGATAAATGAGATCTGCGAATCAGGCATATCAGGTGCAGTTCTTCCCGGCGGCGGCCAGTGTGTTGAGGATCTTTTGAACTTAAGTGCAAGGATTCCAAAAAACCAGCCAAATATGACAGATTATGAAACCCTTTACAAGAATTTTAAAATTGACGTTCCCGAATATTTCAATTTTGGATTTGATGTAATTGACACCTGGGCTAAGATTGACAGGAACAAAAGGGCAATGATCTGGATTAATCAAAGTGGTTATGAGAAAACATATTCCTTCAGACAGCTCATGACAAAATCCAATCAGGCCGCCAATATGCTTTTAAAATACGGCATTAAAAAAGGCGACAGGGTTGCATTAATGCTTCCAAAAATTCCGGAATGGTGGTTTTTTGCCATTGCATGCATCAAGCTTGGTGCAGTATTTGTCCCATGCCCGACAATGCTAACTTCTAAAGATCTTTTATACAGGACGCACGTTGCCGGATTTAAAATGATAATAACCGACATGGAAAATGCACCAAAAGTAGAGGAGATATGTCCGGAATGTCCTACACTAAGAGGGCGTCTTGTTGTTGATGGTGTAAAAGAGGGCTGGATAAGCTACATCGTTGAACTTGATTATCCTGCACCAGTCTCAGGCAAACTGGTGACAAGCGGACTTGAGAGGACACGCTCTTCAGATCCAATGGTTATTTATTTCACATCCGGAACAACCGGAGAGGCAAAAATGGCTGTCCATAACCATGCACTTCCTCTTGGCCATATCACAACCGGTGCATACTGGCTTGATGTTAAAGCAAACGATGTTCATCTGACACTTTCGGATACAGGCTGGGCAAAATCATCCTGGGGCAAATTTTTTGGCCCGTGGATTCAGGGAGCATGCAGTATTGTATATGATTTCAGAGGTAAATTTAATGCAACAGAAATTCTGCCCATACTTGAAAAATATGAAGTCACAACCTTTTGCTGTCCGCCGACAATATACAGAATGCTTATAATGGCAGATCTGGATAAATTTGATCTGTCATCACTTCGTCATTGTGTCAGTGCAGGCGAACCACTAAACCCTGAGGTCATCAAAGTCTGGAAAGAAGGTACAGGACTTACAATATACGAAGGATACGGGCAAACTGAACTTGTATTATGCATAGGAACATTTCCGTGTATGCAGGCAAAGCCCGGTTCTATGGGAAAGCCATCTCCCGGGTGGAAGATAGAGCTTCACGATGATGACGGAAAGCCGGTAAAAGCCTGTGAGGTTGGAAGGCTGGCTGTCTCTGTAAACCCAAGGCCTGTTGGAATGTTTGTTGAATACTTCAATAATCCTGAAGCCAATGAAGAGGCGTTTTCCGGTGATTTCTACTATACCGGCGATAAGGCCTATATGGATAACGACGGTTATTTCTGGTTTGTTGGAAGATCTGATGACGTAATTAAAAGTTCCGGCTACAGGATAGGTCCGTTTGAAGTGGAATCTGCAATTATGGAGCATCCTTCAGTAAAAGAGGTAGCTGTTGTCGGATCACCTGATCCAATACGCGGAATGGTTGTAAAGGCATTTGTCATCCTAAAAGACGGATATGAACCTTCAGAAATTCTTGTAAGACAGATTCAAAAACATGTTCAGACAACAACTGCACCATATAAATATCCGCGAATTATTGAGTTTGTTGAAGACCTGCCAAAGACAATTTCCGGAAAAATCAGACGAAATGTGCTTCGTGATGCAGAGATAAAAAAGCATGTTGAAAATATGTCACTTGATTCTAAAGAAAAAACAGAAAAAAATGCAAAAAAGACTGAGAGAAAATCCAAATAA